The genomic region GAGTCTGGCGCAGGAGCTGGATATTCCGGTGGTCGAAAAGCGTATTACCCGCGATGAAGTCTATATTGCCGACGAGGCCTTCTTTACCGGCACGGCTGCGGAGGTCACGCCGATTCGGGAGGTGGATAACCGGGCCATCGGCAGCGGCAGTCGCGGACCGATTACCGAGAAGTTGCAGACGATGTATTTCGACCAGGTACATGGCCGCCGGGAACAGAACCCGGAGTGGCTGTCACTGGTATAATTCCGCTCAATCTATAATGACCCGCGAGGGTGGCCGCAGGAGAGTAAGCCCATGACACAAGCAAGTACCCAGTCCTATGGACAGGAAGTGATCAAGGTATCGCGCAACGATCTGCCGTTGAGCTGCCCCCGTACCAGTGATGCTGTTGCAAGCATGCACCCAAAGGTATTCCTGCCCATCGAAAAAACCGGTAGTGCGGTCTGTCCCTATTGTGGCGCGCACTATCAATTGACTGACTGATCCCGCCGCGTTTCCGTTGGGTTCAGCCCACTCCCCCTCTGCCCGCTTACTTGTGGTCGGCCCGTCCTGGGCCGGCGACATGGTTATGGCGCAGAGCCTGTTCAAGGCGCTGAAACAGCGCTCCCCATCTGTTGCGATCGACGTGCTTGCGTCCGCCTGGAGCCGTCCACTGCTTTCGCGTATGCCCGAGGTCGATGAAGCGATCGACATGCCCGTCGGGCATGGACGCCTGGGGTTGATGGATCGCTGGCGCCTGGGTCGTGTCTTGCGTGGGCGCTATGGACAGGCGATCCTGTTGCCCAATTCACTTAAATCCGCGCTGGTGCCGTTTTTTGCCCGTATCCCGCAACGTACCGGCTGGTTGGGAGAGATGCGCTACGGTCTGCTGAATGATTTTCGCAAACTCGACAAGCAGCATCTGACCATGACCGTGCAGCGGTTTGTTGCGCTGGCCTTTCCCGCAGATGAATCCGCTCTGCCGGAGATACCTCCCCCGGCGCTGGAGGTTCTGGAGGCGGACGCCCGGCAGGCGATGTTGGATCTCGGTCTACAGAAGGGCACACGCCCGCTGCTGGCACTCTGCCCAGGGGCGGAGTTCGGCCCCTCAAAGCGCTGGCCCGAGGGTAATTATGGTGAGCTGGCAAGGCAGCGGATCGAGTCAGGTTGGGATGTCTGGCTGTTCGGTTCCGAAAAAGACCGGCCGGTGTGTGAAGCGGTCAACCGGGTGGCGGAGGGTCGCTGTGTCGACCTGAGTGGCCGCACCCGTCTTGCACAGGCGGTGGATCTGCTTTCACTGGCTGATGCGGTAGTGAGTAATGACTCCGGCCTGATGCATGTTGCCGCTGCGCTCAACCGGCGGCTGGTGGCGGTCTATGGTTCCACTGATCCTGGTTTTACCCCGCCGTTGAACAGGCGCTCACAGATCGTTCGTCTGGGACTCGACTGCAGCCCCTGTTTCAAACGGGAGTGTCCCCTGGGGCATCTTGATTGTCTGCAGAAGATGCCGGTGGAGATGGTCTCCAAGGCGCTGGACGGGTTGCCCCAATGAGGGTGCTGGTAATCAAAACCTCCTCTCTGGGAGACGTGGTCCATACACTGCCTGCATTGACGGATGCGGCGGCCGCACTGTCGGATATCCGCTTCGATTGGGTGGTGGAGGAGGCCTTTGCCGAAATTCCTGCATGGCATCCGGCGGTGGACAAAGTGATGTCCGTGGCCATGCGCCGCTGGCGTCGATCGGTGGTGAAGACCTGGCGCAGCGGAGAGTGGCGAGCCTTCAAATCGGCAGTCAGGGCGCGGCGTTACGATGCGGTGATCGATGCACAGGGCCTGCTGAAGAGCGCCTTCATTTCGGTAAAAACTCACGGCCCAAGGTTTGGCCTGGATCAGAGTTCGGCCCGGGAACCACTGGCGGCGCTAGCTTACTCCCATCCGCTCTATATCCCCAAGGGATTACATGCGATTACCCGGGTGCGCCAGCTGTTCGCCCATGCGCTGGGTTATCCCATGCCGGGGTCTGATCCGGATTACGGCATCGACGGCGGGCGTTTTCAACAGCAGCTGACGGATGAACCCTATCTGCTGCTTCTGCATGGAACGACCTGGCAGAGCAAACACTATCCGGAGCAGGATTGGAGGTCGCTGATCCGACTTGCCGGTATTGCCGGGTTGAAGGTCTTTCTGCCTTGGGGGAGTGATGTGGAAAGGCAACGGGCAGAGCGGCTCTCTGAAGATATGGGCAATGCAGAACTGCTGCCAAAACTCGATCTTGCAGGGCTTGCCGGTGTGATTGCCGGTGCGCGTGGTGTCGCCGCAGTGGATACCGGTCTGGCGCATCTGACTGGCGCACTTGGTGTTCCCGCTGTCATTCTCTACGGCCCCACCCGACCTTCACTCACGGGCGTAGTTGGAGAATCCCAGGTAAATCTTGAAGTCGATTTCGATTGCGCCCCCTGTTTGAAACGGACATGTGTTTATGCTGAGGCGGCTGGGGGAGATCCGGTCTGTTTTGATTCGTTGGCGCCCGAGACGGTCTTTTCCCGTCTTGCGCAGTTGATGTCAGAGGATGCTCAGATGGAGACCAGCAGCAGGAGTCATTATGAAGATTAGCGGGTTTACCTTTTTGCGCAACGGGGTCCTTCTGGGATATCCGTTCGAGGAGAGCATTCGTTCGGTATTGCCGATCTGCGATGAGTTTGTCATCGCACTGGGTGAAAGCAGCGATGGTACCCGAGAGCGTATCGAGGCTATCGGTAGCGACAAAATCCGTATCATCGATACCCGTTGGAATGAGGCCATGCAGGACCGGGGTTATGTCTACGCGCAGCAAAAGATGATCGCCCAGTTCAACTGCAGCGGCGACTGGGCTTTCTACCTGGAGGGTGACGAGGTGCTGCATGAGCAGGATCTGGAAACTATCCGCGCAACCATGGAGCGCCATTTGGACGACTCGGAGGTAGAGGCCCTGGTCTTCGATTATCACCACTTTTACGGCAGCCCCGACTGGGTGGCGATCAGTCCCGGTTGGTACCGTCGGGCTCCGCGCATCATCCGCAACACGATTCGCAACTACTCCCCGGACGGTCTCTTCTTCGTGGTTATGGATAAGAACAAGCAGGGGCGTTATCCAAAGGCGGCCATGGCCGGTACACCGATCTACCACTATGGACATGTCCGCAGTGCGGCGCGCATGCGGGAGAAGATCCAGCAGGTGAGCCGCTATTGGGGGCATGAGCCGCCGAAGTTCGAGACCTATTCCATTGATCCTCAGGCGGTCAGGCCTTTTGAGGGCAGCCATCCTGCGGTGGTTCAACCCTGGCTGGCTGCGGAGGCGGAGAAGCACTTTGCCCCCGATCCCAGCCACCAACCCACGCGCAAGGAGCGTAAACACCGTCTGGCGATGAAACTGGAAGGCTGGTTCAATATGGAACTGAGTAAGAAACACTACCGCTTGGTCAGGAAATAAACCTCGATATGACGGCAAAATTGATGCTGCTGTTTCTCCACTTCGGGATGTCGACGGGGCCCTTGTCTACTGGATTTGTCCAATCTGGAAAGAGAATACGGAAGTGAACAAATTGAGCGTGGTCATCATCGTGCGTGACGAGGCGGCTCGAATCCGGCCCTGCCTGGAGTCGGTTAGCTGGGCGGATGAGATCGTGGTGCTTGATTCCGGCAGTGCTGATGGGACCCTTGAGATCTGCCGAGAGTATACCGACAGGGTATATGTCGATAGCGACTGGCAGGGTTTCGGTGTGCAGAAAAATCGCGTCCTGGCTTATGCCACCAGCGACTGGGTGCTCTCTCTGGATGCCGATGAACGGGTCAGCGAATCGTTGCGTGCCGAGATTGAAACGGTGATCCTTGGTAAAGGCGGAGAGAGTGTCTATGAGATGCCCCGGCTCTCCTCCTACTGTGGCCGGGAGATGCGACACAGTGGCTGGTGGCCCGACTATGTGGCGCGACTGTTTCGCCGGGGCAGCGCGGAGTTCAGCAATGACCTGGTGCATGAACGCCTGCTGTTCAGGGGGACGGCAGGGCGCTTGCGTTTTCCCCTGCAACATCAGAGTTTCGACTCGCTGGAGCAGGTGCTGGACAAGGTCAACCGTTACTCCACTGCGGGGGCAGAGAGACTGCTGGCACAAGGCAGGAAGGGGAGCGTTGGCCGGGCAGTTCTGCGAGGCTGTTGGGCCTTCCTCCGTACCTGGCTTTTCAAAGCCGGTTTTCTCGACGGGCGGGAGGGTTTTCTGCTCGCAGTCTCCAATGCGGAAGGGGTCTACTACAAATACGTGAAGCTGTACTACCTGCAGCAGCGCCGGGCCGATGAGTCGCACGGCACTCCGGATGGTGAGTGAGTCCTCCATGACGCCAGCGGTGAGCGTCATAGTCGTCACCTACCAGTGGCCGAAGGCGCTGGAACATGTGCTTGCTTCCCTGGCACGTCAGGAGGTCCCGCCCCTGGAGGTTATCGTGGCCGACGACGGTTCGGGGCCGGAGACGGCAGATGTAGTGCGCAGCTGGCAGAGTCTGGCGCCGTTCCCTGTACACCATGTGTGGCAGGCCGATAACGGCTTTCGTGCAGCTGCCGCTCGAAACCGGGCGGCGGCGCGGGCAAGCGGAAACTATCTTCTGTTCCTGGACGGGGATTGTCTGGCCTTTCCCGACTTCATCGCGCGCCACTGGATGTTGGCGGAATCTGGCTGGTTCCTGGCGGGTAATCGCGTGTTGATGAATCAGGCATTGAGTACCCGCGTGCTTGATGGGAAAGCCGAACCTGCTGGCTGGAGGCTGTCCGACTGGTTGGGTGCCCGATTCCGGGGCGAGGTCAACCGGCTTCTCCCCCTGCTGCGCGTAGGGGATGCGTTCTGGCGCAAACGCCGTGCCGGGAAATGGCAGGGAGCCCGCTCCTGTAATCTGGGGATCTGGAAGGATGATTTTTTGCGGGTCAACGGATTCGATGAGAGCTATCAGGGTTGGGGGCATGAAGACGCGGATCTGGTGGTGCGTCTGATGGCCAGGGGCTGTCAACGCAAGGATGGTCACTATGCTGTACCTGTATTGCACCTGTGGCACCGGGAACACTCCAGAGACATGGAGCCCGAAAACGTGAAACGGCTTGAAGACGCCTTGGCCGGGCGGCGTGTTCCGGTGGCGGAACGAGGCGTCAGCCAGTACCTGGATGAGGGGGAGCAAATAGATGGTTGAACTGCCGTACTGCCAGCTGTTGCCCGCCGCCAAGCGCAGGGTACCCCGCCGGGTGCTGCTTATCGCCACCCGCCAGATCGGTGACGTACTGCTCGCCACACCTCTGCTGCGTAGCCTGCGTCGTGCCTGGCCGGAAACCACCATCGATGTGTTGGTCTATGCCCGCAAGGGGAACATGCTGGAAGGTAATCCGGATCTCGACGAAATGATCGAGATTGAGGAGCACCCGGATCGGGGACAGTATTGGCAACTGCTGCGGCGTATCTTCCGGCGCTACGATCTCGCCGTCTCCACCTTGGCCGGTGACCGCCCCAATATCTACGGGCTGTTGGCGGCGCCGCAACGGGTTGGCCTGGTACCGGACCTGCGGTCACAAAACACCTGGAAACGCTGGACCAACCGGGGTTGGGTTCTGCTCGACAACGTCTACACGCATACGGTGGAACAGAACCTGATGCTGGCTCGGGTGCTCGGCATCGAACCGCTGAGGAGAGTGGTGCCGCCAAGGGCGGCGGTTGACGAATCCCGGCTCGGTGAAGCCCTGGGGTTTGATCCGGCTCTCCAACCTTTTGCCGTTATCCACCCCTTTCCCATGTGGCACTACAAACGCTGGACAAAGGCAGGCTGGGAGAGCGTGGTGGATGCGCTCGCACAACGCGGTCTGCGCATAGTCATCACCGGAGGACCGGAGGCGGAGGAACGGGCATTCTGCAGGGAGCTGGCTGCAGGCTATCCTGATAAGGTGATTGATGTTTCGGCTCGCTTCGGTTTCGGTGAACTCTCCATGTTGCTCTCCCGCGCCCGTTGCTTTATCGGTCCGGATACCGCCATGACCCACCTGGCCGCTGCCAATGGTATTCCCACCCTGGCCCTCTATGGCCCAAGTAATCCGGTGAAGTGGGGGCCCTGGCCCAAGGATTATGATTCGGAGAAACCGCCATTCTCCATGGCCTCAAGTGAATGCCAGCGGCAGGGCAACGTCCTATTGCTGCAGCCGCACTATGAGCAGGATTGTGTGCCCTGTCGCGAAGAGGGGTGCGACCGGCACAAGGCGAGTTTTAGCGCCTGCCTTCAAGAGATGCCGGCAGCACGAGTGATCGACGTATTGGATCAGTTGTTGGCCTGATCAGACCAACTGAGCCTTAAAATGTTTGGTAATGGATATTCTCTCTTGCCGAACGACGTGGCTGATTGAAAACGTAGGGTGCGCCGTGCGCACCACGATTGCTGAACAGTTACGTTTTATCTTGATGAGTGACGTGGCCGATTGAGGATTTTAGTGAATGCGGATCGTTCTGTTGAGACACGGCAAACCCGACGTTCCCGATTTGGGTCGCTTGAGGGCGAGTGAACTCCGTCACTGGATCAAATTATACAATTCTGCCGGGTTGAAAAGATCACAAAGGCCATCCGATAAAGCTGTTGAAATAGCCGTTGGCTGCAATGCTGTTGTTTGCAGCGACCTGCCGCGTTCCATTGAGTCAGCAGAAATGTTGGGGGTCGATGAAGTGGGTTTTGCAGAGCCGATCTTCAGAGAGATGGAACTGCCCTCTGCCAATTGGCCAAGTCCAAAGCTGCAACCCGAAATATGGGCTGTATTTTTTCGAGTGTTATGGTTTTTGGGGTACTCAGCAAATACTGAATCACTCCGGGAGGCCCGGTTGAGGGCATTGTCCGGTGCAAGCAGGCTTGAAGCGATTGCAGAAAAGCATGGGTCTGTGATCCTGATTGGTCATGGTTTATTAAATCGCTCTATTGCAAAAGCACTATTAAAAAGTGGCTGGGCCGGCCCGCTTGATCCTGGTAAAAACTATTGGGGATTTGGTGTTTATGAGCGCCGGTCAGCACTATGATAAAAGATTGCGTGACTACAAAGGCTTAAACACTTCTTGATGGAAAAATGATCTGGAAGGAAAAGTTCGTGAACAGAACTTGACCTGACACACACCTTCTGAAATATGAGTTATTGTCAAAAGTGGTGTTTGCCAACCTGAATCAAGCGGCAGCCTGGCCGATTTCTGTCACTTCGACACCATCTTTAAATTTTATTCCGGTTATCACCTTCGCCAGGTAATCGAAACCACGTAGGCGCCTCCATCTCTTCTCGGCACACTGTCCAAGTTTGAACATCATATGCAGCATGCCGTCCCGAGACAGGCAACCCTTTGAACGCTTGGTCCGGTGACGGATCGTGCCGAACGTTGATTCAATCGGATTGCTGGTCCGTATGCTCTGCCAGTGCTGTGCAGGGAAATCATAGAATGCCATCAGTTCATCGCGATCTTTTTGCAAACAGATTGCGGCCTTCGGATATTTTGGCTCATAGGTCTTGAGGAACAGATCAAAGGCTTTCTCGGCATCTGCTTTGGTCTCCGCCTGCCAAATCGCATGCAGTGCCTGTTTTGCCTTCGCCTGAGCTGATTTTGGCAGACAATTTAGCACGTTCATGGTCTTGTGCATCCAGCAGCGTTGTTGGCGTGTCTCACTGTAGACCTCTTCGAGTGCCGCCCAAAACCCCATGGCACCATCACCAATCGCTAACTCCGGCACATTCATTCCCCGTGATTTCAATTTCAGCAATACTTCACGCCAGCTCTGTGTTGATTCGCGTACACCGTCCTCAATCGCCAGGAAACGCTTCTCGCCGCGCTCATTCACGCCGATCACCACCAGCGAACACAGCTTGGTCTGTTCCGATCTTAATCCACTGTAAACGCCATCTGCCCAGACATACACCCAAGCATCCTTATCCAACCGCTCATCGCACCAGGCCCGATACTCCTGAGCCCAGACTTGCTTCAACCGTGACACAGTGCTCGCTGACAGCCCCTGTGCTTCTGGCCCCACCAGAACCTTCAGGGCCTCTCCCATCTCACCACTGGATACTCCTTTCAGATACAACCAGGGAATCGCTGCCTCCAGTGACTTCGTTTTCCGCACATAGGGAGGTACCAGTGAAGAGCGGAAGGTCAGCGGCTTGCCCGTCTTGGCGCGAACCTTGGGTATCCGGACTGTTACAGGCCCCATGCCTGTCTGCAGTTCTCGCTCAGGCAGGTAGCCGTTGCGCACGACACCGGCCCTGCCATCCTCTGTGCGTCGTCCTGAGTAGTCTTCAAGCATCTCTTGCAGTTCAACCTCGACTGCCTGCTGGATCAACTGTCGTGCCCCTGCCTTGAGCATCTCTGTCAGCGGGTCAGCAATCGTATCTCGACCTGCCAGGCCAACAACGGTATTCTTCTTCATGGTGGCGTATCTCCTCAGGTTGTTTGTCGTGTCGCAACTACAAATCAACCAGATACGCCGCCTTTTTTCAAATCAGTCAAACACCAGATTCAGTTATAACTCCTGAAATATCGGTAGCTGTCAGATCAAGTCTGAATTACTACAGCTTACTACACATGCACAACTCCAAACAGTGTATCTGTATTAAGCTCTATGACACCCTCTACAGAAATTGCCTCAATTTCAGCAAGATGTTCTTGTTTGAATTCTATCAATTGTTCATGACTCAATTGATCAAGTAGTGATTTGTAGCCTGCATTGTTAAGCAATGACCACCATTCGCTTATAGTGATGGAATAGCGAATCGGATGATTTTCTACCTTGACGCTTTTATGATCGCTTACTGCTGCCAACTCTTCTATTTGCTGTTTTGTCTTGAGTCTTTCTCTAAGTCGTGATGGAGCCTCTATTTTATAATTCATCTCGAGCCGCGTTAGAAAGAGTTCCGCATATGGATTGAAAGCCTCTTTTGTAAACGAAGAAAATACAAATATTCCACCAGGTTTTATTGTTCTGCAAATTGCCGAATATGCTGCTTCCATATCTGGGTAAAAGAATAGTGCATAGCCGCAAGTAACGACATCAAATACCTCATCACCATAAGAAATATTATCTACGTCACACTGTTTGAAGATGATGTTTTCAATTCCTTCTTCTTGAGCCTTATTCTTAGCCTGCTTAAGCATTCCTAACGATAAATCAATTCCCTCTACATTTGCATGCCGATATTTTCTTGCCACCTCAATAGCGACAGCTCCTGTTCCAGTAGAAACATCAAGGATATTCATATTGTCAAAAAACGGTACTAATTCAGCCATTCTACATGCAGAAATTGAAAAGAACTTGTTTTCATCATATCTGCTCGAAACATCATTAAATGTTGTTTCGATGTTTTTCTTGAATTGATTTGTATCCATGCTCCTAACATCGCTTTTGACTGACCGTGTGAATTTTCTTTGATACTCATTGTAATTCTGGG from Gammaproteobacteria bacterium (ex Lamellibrachia satsuma) harbors:
- a CDS encoding zinc-finger domain-containing protein, encoding MTQASTQSYGQEVIKVSRNDLPLSCPRTSDAVASMHPKVFLPIEKTGSAVCPYCGAHYQLTD
- the waaF gene encoding lipopolysaccharide heptosyltransferase II, with the protein product MGSAHSPSARLLVVGPSWAGDMVMAQSLFKALKQRSPSVAIDVLASAWSRPLLSRMPEVDEAIDMPVGHGRLGLMDRWRLGRVLRGRYGQAILLPNSLKSALVPFFARIPQRTGWLGEMRYGLLNDFRKLDKQHLTMTVQRFVALAFPADESALPEIPPPALEVLEADARQAMLDLGLQKGTRPLLALCPGAEFGPSKRWPEGNYGELARQRIESGWDVWLFGSEKDRPVCEAVNRVAEGRCVDLSGRTRLAQAVDLLSLADAVVSNDSGLMHVAAALNRRLVAVYGSTDPGFTPPLNRRSQIVRLGLDCSPCFKRECPLGHLDCLQKMPVEMVSKALDGLPQ
- the waaC gene encoding lipopolysaccharide heptosyltransferase I, with translation MRVLVIKTSSLGDVVHTLPALTDAAAALSDIRFDWVVEEAFAEIPAWHPAVDKVMSVAMRRWRRSVVKTWRSGEWRAFKSAVRARRYDAVIDAQGLLKSAFISVKTHGPRFGLDQSSAREPLAALAYSHPLYIPKGLHAITRVRQLFAHALGYPMPGSDPDYGIDGGRFQQQLTDEPYLLLLHGTTWQSKHYPEQDWRSLIRLAGIAGLKVFLPWGSDVERQRAERLSEDMGNAELLPKLDLAGLAGVIAGARGVAAVDTGLAHLTGALGVPAVILYGPTRPSLTGVVGESQVNLEVDFDCAPCLKRTCVYAEAAGGDPVCFDSLAPETVFSRLAQLMSEDAQMETSSRSHYED
- a CDS encoding glycosyltransferase; translated protein: MKISGFTFLRNGVLLGYPFEESIRSVLPICDEFVIALGESSDGTRERIEAIGSDKIRIIDTRWNEAMQDRGYVYAQQKMIAQFNCSGDWAFYLEGDEVLHEQDLETIRATMERHLDDSEVEALVFDYHHFYGSPDWVAISPGWYRRAPRIIRNTIRNYSPDGLFFVVMDKNKQGRYPKAAMAGTPIYHYGHVRSAARMREKIQQVSRYWGHEPPKFETYSIDPQAVRPFEGSHPAVVQPWLAAEAEKHFAPDPSHQPTRKERKHRLAMKLEGWFNMELSKKHYRLVRK
- a CDS encoding glycosyltransferase family 2 protein, with the translated sequence MCPIWKENTEVNKLSVVIIVRDEAARIRPCLESVSWADEIVVLDSGSADGTLEICREYTDRVYVDSDWQGFGVQKNRVLAYATSDWVLSLDADERVSESLRAEIETVILGKGGESVYEMPRLSSYCGREMRHSGWWPDYVARLFRRGSAEFSNDLVHERLLFRGTAGRLRFPLQHQSFDSLEQVLDKVNRYSTAGAERLLAQGRKGSVGRAVLRGCWAFLRTWLFKAGFLDGREGFLLAVSNAEGVYYKYVKLYYLQQRRADESHGTPDGE
- a CDS encoding glycosyltransferase family 2 protein, with protein sequence MTPAVSVIVVTYQWPKALEHVLASLARQEVPPLEVIVADDGSGPETADVVRSWQSLAPFPVHHVWQADNGFRAAAARNRAAARASGNYLLFLDGDCLAFPDFIARHWMLAESGWFLAGNRVLMNQALSTRVLDGKAEPAGWRLSDWLGARFRGEVNRLLPLLRVGDAFWRKRRAGKWQGARSCNLGIWKDDFLRVNGFDESYQGWGHEDADLVVRLMARGCQRKDGHYAVPVLHLWHREHSRDMEPENVKRLEDALAGRRVPVAERGVSQYLDEGEQIDG
- a CDS encoding glycosyltransferase family 9 protein; protein product: MVELPYCQLLPAAKRRVPRRVLLIATRQIGDVLLATPLLRSLRRAWPETTIDVLVYARKGNMLEGNPDLDEMIEIEEHPDRGQYWQLLRRIFRRYDLAVSTLAGDRPNIYGLLAAPQRVGLVPDLRSQNTWKRWTNRGWVLLDNVYTHTVEQNLMLARVLGIEPLRRVVPPRAAVDESRLGEALGFDPALQPFAVIHPFPMWHYKRWTKAGWESVVDALAQRGLRIVITGGPEAEERAFCRELAAGYPDKVIDVSARFGFGELSMLLSRARCFIGPDTAMTHLAAANGIPTLALYGPSNPVKWGPWPKDYDSEKPPFSMASSECQRQGNVLLLQPHYEQDCVPCREEGCDRHKASFSACLQEMPAARVIDVLDQLLA
- a CDS encoding histidine phosphatase family protein gives rise to the protein MRIVLLRHGKPDVPDLGRLRASELRHWIKLYNSAGLKRSQRPSDKAVEIAVGCNAVVCSDLPRSIESAEMLGVDEVGFAEPIFREMELPSANWPSPKLQPEIWAVFFRVLWFLGYSANTESLREARLRALSGASRLEAIAEKHGSVILIGHGLLNRSIAKALLKSGWAGPLDPGKNYWGFGVYERRSAL
- a CDS encoding IS256 family transposase; protein product: MKKNTVVGLAGRDTIADPLTEMLKAGARQLIQQAVEVELQEMLEDYSGRRTEDGRAGVVRNGYLPERELQTGMGPVTVRIPKVRAKTGKPLTFRSSLVPPYVRKTKSLEAAIPWLYLKGVSSGEMGEALKVLVGPEAQGLSASTVSRLKQVWAQEYRAWCDERLDKDAWVYVWADGVYSGLRSEQTKLCSLVVIGVNERGEKRFLAIEDGVRESTQSWREVLLKLKSRGMNVPELAIGDGAMGFWAALEEVYSETRQQRCWMHKTMNVLNCLPKSAQAKAKQALHAIWQAETKADAEKAFDLFLKTYEPKYPKAAICLQKDRDELMAFYDFPAQHWQSIRTSNPIESTFGTIRHRTKRSKGCLSRDGMLHMMFKLGQCAEKRWRRLRGFDYLAKVITGIKFKDGVEVTEIGQAAA
- a CDS encoding methyltransferase domain-containing protein; this encodes MDTNQFKKNIETTFNDVSSRYDENKFFSISACRMAELVPFFDNMNILDVSTGTGAVAIEVARKYRHANVEGIDLSLGMLKQAKNKAQEEGIENIIFKQCDVDNISYGDEVFDVVTCGYALFFYPDMEAAYSAICRTIKPGGIFVFSSFTKEAFNPYAELFLTRLEMNYKIEAPSRLRERLKTKQQIEELAAVSDHKSVKVENHPIRYSITISEWWSLLNNAGYKSLLDQLSHEQLIEFKQEHLAEIEAISVEGVIELNTDTLFGVVHV